TCGGCGCGGTGCTGTTCGCCATGGTCGCGGGCGCGCTGTGCATGCAGTTCCTGATCGACGGCGGCAGCTGGTGGCAGGGCCTGCTGCTGGGCCTCGCGGTCGCCGCCAGCGCCACGCTGGGCGACCTCGGCGAATCCATGATCAAGCGGGACCTGGGTATCAAGGACATGGGCAGCCTGCTTCCCGGGCACGGCGGCATCATGGACCGACTGGACTCCCTGCTGCCGACCGCTCCGGTGGTGTGGCTGCTGATGGTGGTGTTCGTCGGCTCGGCGTGACCGAACCGGTTCCCCGGCCGTAGGACTCACGGCTCCGCGGGCCTCGTCCTGAACACGGGACGGGGCCCGCCGGCGTGTCCGGCCCCGGCGTGCCTGCAACGGCCCGAGGGGGAGTGGCCGACCGGCCGCTACTCGGATTCGGGCTCGGGCTTGGCCTTGGGCAAGGGCTCGGCTTGAGGCTCCGCCTCGGCTTTGAGCTCGGTCTCGGGCTCGGCCTTGGGCAAGGGCTCGGCTTGAGGCTCCGCCTCGGCTTTGAGCTCGGTCTCGGGCTCGGCCTCGGGCTCGTCCTCGCCCGCGTCCCAGTCGGCCAGCGGCGCACCCCGCACGGTGGTGATCTCCAGCACCGTGCACCCCATGAGCCGTACGGCGGCGAAGAGCCGGTCACGGGCCGCGGCCCGGTCTCCGGGCGGGAAGGAGACGCGTATCTGGTGCGGGTGCGAGCGGTCGTAGGTGAGCTGCCAGTCCGTGTCGGCGGTCGCGAAGTGGTCCTGTCCGTGGGCGCCGTCCCCGGACTCCCACGAGCCGCGGTCCAGGGTCGGCGCGAGCACGTCCCGCAGGATGCGCAGCCGCTCGCCGTACGGCCGGGAGCCCTCCGACAGCCGCAGGCACCGGTGCGCCCGGGGCCGGAACGCGTTGAACCAGGGCGCGAGGTCCGGCTCCATGTCCTCCAGGACGGCGGAGCGCAGGCGCCCGGTCACCCACTCCGCGACGAAGCGGGACGTGGTCAGGGCGTGCTCCTCGCGTCCGGTGCCCCGCCCGACGATCACGACCGGCCAGGCGTCGGGGTCACCCTCGGGGCGCCAGCAGAGCCGGTCGGCGTCCATGGTGCCGCCCCACACGACCAGCCCGTCGTACCACTCCAGACCGTTGTGCGGGTTCGTCCTGAACGGCGTGCGCAGGTAGAGGTAGTCGCAGAACTCGCCCCGGCCGTACGTCTCGGCCAGCAGCCGGTAGTCCGCGGGGAGCCGCACCCCGAGCCGTGCCTCGACCCCGGCCCAGTCACCGTGCCCGTCGACCGGATCGGCCGGCGGGGCCACGGTCCGGGTGAGCGCGTCCAGGCCGGTCACGGCAGCTCGGCCCGGGCCAGCGCGCGGGCGGCCGGCTCCCCGCTGCGGCGGGCGTGGGCCAGCCGTTCCTTCACCTCACGCAGCGAGCGCGGCCGGAACCCCGGGCCGCCGCAGCAGGTCTTGTGGAAGCCCAGTCCCGCGTGGAGCAGCACCGTGAGCGTCCGCCAGGCCGCCCGGTCCCGCTTCGGCGGCGCCGCGAAGGCCGAGCCGGCGTACATCAGCGCACCGGCGCAGCGGGGGCAGACGCGCTCGCGCCACGGATCGTGCGGCTGCTTGTACGACACCCGGCAGGACAGGCACACGTACGACGTCTTGGCGGCAGGCATGGCCTCAGCGTAGGGAGCCGAGGGGTGCCGGCCAAGCGGTTTCGGGATGACCCGGACGTCGGACCCGTCGCTCAGGGGGTGCCCGAGCTGCGGATGGCGGCGATGTCGAACTGGAGGCGCACCTTGTCGCTGACCATGGCCCCGCCCTGGGCCAGCCGGGCGTCGTAGGTCAGGCCCCAGTCGGAGCGGTTGATGGTCGTTGTGCCGTCGAATCCGACGCGCTCGTAGCCGAAGGGGTCGGTCACATGGCCGATGTACGTCAGTTCGAGGACGACGGGGCGGCTGGTCTCCCTGATGGTGAGGTCACCGGTCATGCGGTACACGTCGGGACCGGCGAGGTGCACGGCGGAGCTGGTGAACGTCATCCGGGGATACGCGGCGGCGTCGAGGAACTGGCGGCCGACCAGATGCGCGTCGCGCTGCTCGACACCGGTGTCGACGCTGGCGGTGTACAGCACGAGGTCGGCCCGGGACCGGGCCGGATCGCTGCCGTCGAAGAAGAGACGGCTCTCGTACTCGGTGAAGGCACCCCGCACCGTCGTCACCATCGCGTGCCGCACGGAGAACCCGATCCTGCTGTGCGCCGGGTCGATCATCCACTCGCCGGTGAGGGAGGCGAGGCCGGGATCGGGCAGCACGGCGGTGCCACGGGAGGCCGGGGCGGCGGTCGCCACCGATGACACGGACGGCTCCGGGCGCCGGGGGTGAGAGTTGCGGCCGAAAAGGTTCATGGAGCACTTTGTTACGTCAGCCCAAGGCCCCCGGCAAGCCCCGACCAGGAAACCCTCCCGTTCACCGGCAGAACTTCACAAGAGGGCGGGGCGTCTCCTCGTCAGGGCTGGAGCCCGTTACGGCCGGCCCCGGCGCGCCTGTGCCGCTGCCGCTGCCGCTGCCGCTGCTCAGGGAAGGTCCGTCAGCTCCTCCGCGAAGACCTGGGACAGGGGCTGCGGGCCCACGTACTGCTGGCAGTTGCACTGGCCGGCCTCGAAGCGCAGGGGCTTCTTGTTCTCGTCCCAGGCCGTGGGCACCTCGACGCGTTCATGGCACCGGCCCTGCTTGTCGTGCTTGGCGAGGTGGTGGGTGCAGCCGCACACCGGCTCCGGCGGCTTGTGCGCCGCCTCGACGGCCAGGCGCTCCTGCTTCGCCGCCTCCAGCAACTGCATCTTGCGCTCATGCCTGTTGCGCAGCGCGGTGCGGACGTTGTCGGCCACCCACGCGAAACCACCCGTCCAGAAAATGATCAGAACCCACCAGAACCAGTCCATCGACCGCCCCTTCCCCCGTGTCCGTCTGCAAGCCAGCCTAGAGGGGCCGGGGGCATCTTGGCCTTGCCTTGTGATCCGCGGGTCAGCAGTTGCTCGCGTCCGGGCGCCAGTGTTCAGGGCCCACACCGCGCCAGTCGATCCACGGCACCTCCGCCACCTCCGCCGGGTCGATCTCCAACCCTGCTCGGCGGAGGAACTCGGCGACGTCGGCCACATTGTGGGCCAGGCCGAGGACCTCGCCGTCGGCGCGCACGCGTCGGCCGCCTGTCGCTGACGGCGGGTGAACGATCACGCGTATCGGGCCGGACACGTCCTCGGGGTCGTCCGGGACATGCGGCCACCCGTTCCAGCGCGTCATGGATGCAGCCGCTCACTCACGTGTCCGTCCGGCGCTTCCGGACCGCGTGGTGGCCGCCATGGCGCGGGGCTCGGGCGCCGTTGCTGCCAGTGCGGATGGAAATACAGGTGAGCCGACAGCCGGTACAGGCGCCGGCGCAGCTCGGTGTGGCCGGGCCGCTCGGCGAGGCGCCGGTACGTGGCGCCCCACTCCTGCTGCGCCTGGACCAGGTCGTCCGGGAACGATTGCATGGTCAAATTCAAGCATGTGTTCGATTTCTGGGTCCATTGAGGAGTCCATCGAAGATTCAGGGCACCGCGCATCTGTCTACGCTGGACCGGAGGAAGCCACGGCTGATCACCCCTGGGCCGTCTCCGGGCCGTGCCGGGCTGCTCGGCAGTGACCGGTGACACCCACGGACGCCGGCCGGAGCGCCCCACGGCCGCTGGTCATCCATGTGGATCTGCGACATTGATAGAGCCATGCCTAACCCCGGAGAACGAACGTTCCCCGGGCACGAAGAAGCCCCCTACCAGCGACGATGTCGCCAACAGGTGGTGTCTTGTACCCGCTGGGCCTCTCTGGGCCGTCAGGGTTCCCGGGCCGTGCCGAAGACCGTCGAGGGCCCGGCGGGCGCGCTCGCTGCTGCTGGGCATCAGGTGGGCGTACACCCGCAGCGTCATCGCCGGGTCGGAGTGCCCCAGGTATTCGCTCACGGCCTTGATGCTCTCGCCCGCGTCCAGGAGGACCGAGGCGTAGAAGTGGCGAAGGGCGTGCATCCCGTGCTGCCGGGCGGAGGCGTACGGCTCTCCGGGCCCGGGCGTCGGGATGAGGCCGGCCGCCGCGAGGGCGGGCTTCCACTCCAGGGCGTTGAAGTTGCTTCGCCAGACGATTCCGCCGGCCGTGTTGGTGAAGATCAGACGCCGTTCGGCGAGCGGGCCGTCAGGCCTGCCCCACGGCAGCTTGATCGCCACGGACGGGTGACTCGCCATGTGCCGCCGCAAGGCGGAGGCCACCGAGGACGGCAGCGGCACGTCCCGCTCCTTGTTGCCCTTCGGCGGGGCGAAGACCGCGACACCCCTGATCAGCTTGACCTGAGTGGTGACACGAAGCGTGTCGCTGTCGAGTTGAATCGTGTCCCCGGCCAAGCCGACGATCTCACCTTGCCGGAGACCGCACCCGCTGCCCACGTCGACCATGGCTCGGTAGCGCTCGGGCAGGGCGTCGCGGACCGCACGTACCTGGGAGGGGAGCCAGGGCACAACCCGTACAGCGGAGAAGGCAGGCGGCCGGACCGACGCCGCCGAGCACGGGTTCTGGGAGGTGGCCGTCGTCCACGGCGGCAGACAGCACCGCGCGGACGTTGGCGTAGATGTTGCGGGCGTAGGTGCTGCTGATCGTGTCGTTCTCAAGGTCCCGCACGAACTCTCGGATGTGGAGCGGCCGGAAGGACCCGAGCGGGCGCGACCCGATACGAGGGAAGGCATGCAATCGAAGGCGGGTCTCCGCTCCGATGCGTGTGTTCGCGTACCTGTCCGTGGCGTCGGTTGCCCCCGGTGGGTTCTCCCAGTCAGCGGTCAGTCGAACCGCATGGATGTTTTGAGCGTTTGGGCTGTGTGAGCGGGGTTGTGTTCCTACGCTGGGTCACTTGCAGCCAATGAGTGCGTGGGGGATCAAGTGAGTACCGAGATCGTGCAGTTGGTGGAGCAGGCGGGGCCGTTTCTGACGACTGCGGTAGGCACGTACGGGGCGGCGGTGTTCTCTCGCGCGGAGAGCGCGGCGGTGGATGCCACGGCGAATCTCGGACGGCGCATCCTGCAGACGGTGTGGCGCCGCCGCGATGCGCAGGGTCGGGCGGAGCTGGAAGCCGCGGTCCAGGATGCGGCCGAGGCACCGGAGGATGCGGACGCTGCGGCCGCGGTGCGTCAGCAGGTCAAGCGTGCGTTGCGGGAGGACGCCGAGTTGCTGGCCGAGCTGGCCCGGATGCTTCCCGCTTCCGGCGAGACGGTGACCGTGACGGCGTCGGGTGAGCGGTCGATCGCCGCGAAGACCATCGGCACTGCCGTCACCGGAGACAACACGACGATCCAGCCATGACAGAAGGTGCGGTAGCCGGAGGCGGCGGTCTGCAGGCGACGGGCGTGCGGTCCATGGCGGTGGGCGGCGATGTCAGCGTGGCGATCACCGGGGACGGGGCCCGGGTGGTGATGCTGCCGGCCGAGGCGGTGCGCTGGGCCAGAGAGGTGGAGGCGCCGCCGGGGGCCGGGAATCTGCCCGGGTCCGCGTCCGGGGTGTTCGTCGGACGTAAGAGTGAACTCGCTGAGCTGCGCCGGCTGCTGACAGCTGAGGGGGAGGCCGCGGTCACCCAGATCTCCGGGGTGCGGGCGATCCACGGCCTGGGCGGGATCGGCAAGAGCACCCTCGCTCTGCACTACGCCCACACCTACCGGCGTAGGTACACGC
Above is a genomic segment from Streptomyces collinus Tu 365 containing:
- a CDS encoding YceI family protein encodes the protein MNLFGRNSHPRRPEPSVSSVATAAPASRGTAVLPDPGLASLTGEWMIDPAHSRIGFSVRHAMVTTVRGAFTEYESRLFFDGSDPARSRADLVLYTASVDTGVEQRDAHLVGRQFLDAAAYPRMTFTSSAVHLAGPDVYRMTGDLTIRETSRPVVLELTYIGHVTDPFGYERVGFDGTTTINRSDWGLTYDARLAQGGAMVSDKVRLQFDIAAIRSSGTP